One Dysidea avara chromosome 7, odDysAvar1.4, whole genome shotgun sequence genomic region harbors:
- the LOC136261553 gene encoding uncharacterized protein, with product MISVLLLVTFVTITAAQYTPIPPHPPGFTYKASGYMATPVIELFYDHLCPGSKGSWPTMKQVFDSNENITGIIHIFPLPYHHNAYFVTLAGVVIRNLDQSLFVQFMEAVFNDQDKFLTQAENMTEPEVQKMIAEFVALNLKGISSQSIMDGFTDDKVVTVADRAWEYGCSRGVSGTPFFMINGVLDHNAGSYSVSDWTKMINKLKMGP from the exons ATGATTTCTGTTCTCCTGCTCGTCACATTTGTGACGATTACCGCAGCACAGTACACTCCTATACCGCCTCATCCACCCG GGTTCACCTATAAAGCATCAGGCTATATGGCTACACCAGTGATAGAGTTGTTCTATGACCA CCTTTGTCCAGGCTCTAAAGGTAGTTGGCCAACAATGAAACAG GTGTTTGATAGCAATGAAAATATTACTGGAATAATTCACATCTTTCCTCTACC TTATCATCACAATGCTTACTTCGTGACTCTAGCTGGAGTGGTGATTAGGAATTTAGACCAGTCATTGTTTGTACAGTTCATGGAGGCTGTATTCAATGATCAGGACA AGTTTCTTACTCAAGCTGAGAACATGACAGAACCTGAGGTACAGAAAATGATAGCAGAATTTGTGGCTCTCAACTTGAAAGGAATTTCTTCCCAATC GATAATGGATGGTTTTACTGATGACAAGGTGGTGACTGTGGCAGACCGGGCCTGGGAGTACGGTTGTTCTCGAGGAGTCAGTGGTACTCCATTCTTCATGATCAACGGAGTCCTTGATCACAATGCTGGTAGTTACTCTGTCAGTGACTGGACTAAGATGATCAACAAACTGAAGATGGGACCTTGA
- the LOC136261554 gene encoding uncharacterized protein — protein sequence MISVLLLVTFVTIATAQYTPIPPHPPGFTYKASGYRTTPVIELFYDHLCPDSKASWPTMKQVFENSENITGIIHIFPLPYHHNAYFVTLAGVTIRRSDQSEFVQFMEAVFKDQDKFLTQAENMTEPEVHKMIAEFVAMNIKGVSSQTIMKGFTDNNVVVEADRAWEYGCSRGVSGTPFFMINGVLDHNAGSYSVSDWTKMINKLKMGP from the exons ATGATTTCTGTTCTTCTGCTCGTCACGTTTGTGACGATTGCTACAGCACAGTACACTCCTATACCACCTCATCCACCCG GGTTCACCTATAAAGCATCAGGCTATAGAACTACACCGGTGATAGAGTTATTCTATGACCA CCTTTGTCCAGACTCCAAAGCTAGTTGGCCAACAATGAAACAG GTGTTTGAAAATAGTGAAAATATCACTGGAATAATTCACATATTTCCTCTACC TTACCATCACAATGCTTACTTTGTGACTCTTGCTGGAGTGACCATCAGGCGTTCAGATCAATCAGAATTTGTACAGTTCATGGAGGCTGTGTTTAAGGACCAGGACA AGTTTCTCACTCAAGCTGAGAACATGACAGAACCTGAAGTGCACAAAATGATTGCAGAATTCGTGGCTATGAACATCAAAGGCGTTTCCTCCCAAAC GATAATGAAAGGTTTTACTGACAATAATGTGGTGGTCGAGGCAGACCGGGCCTGGGAGTATGGTTGTTCTCGAGGAGTTAGTGGTACTCCATTCTTCATGATCAACGGAGTCCTTGATCACAATGCTGGTAGTTACTCTGTCAGTGACTGGACTAAGATGATCAACAAACTGAAGATGGGACCTTGA
- the LOC136261235 gene encoding uncharacterized protein → MLSLAVLLAVLALSGAQTPIPYRPPGFFYMTSESRMTPVIELFYDHICPDSRDNWPTMKQVFEKFKNNITGIIHIFPLPWHHNSYFVQQAGVVIRNQEADFVKFMEMVFKEQDRFLTGAVDMTEPQVKQMIAKFASNISGITDQMIMDGFTNDKVVTETRYAWKYGCSRGVSGTPFFMINGVLDPNAGGYAVDDWTKMINKLMMGP, encoded by the exons ATGCTCTCTCTGGCCGTGTTGCTAGCAGTCCTGGCGCTTTCCGGAGCACAGACTCCTATTCCGTATCGTCCACCAG GGTTCTTTTATATGACATCAGAATCCAGGATGACCCCAGTGATAGAACTATTCTATGACCA CATTTGTCCTGACTCTCGAGACAACTGGCCCACTATGAAACAG GTGTTTGAGAAATTCAAGAACAACATCACAGGAATAATCCACATCTTTCCTCTACC CTGGCATCATAATTCGTACTTTGTACAACAAGCTGGAGTGGTGATCAGGAACCAGGAGGCTGACTTTGTAAAGTTCATGGAGATGGTTTTTAAAGAACAAGACA GATTTTTGACCGGAGCAGTGGACATGACAGAACCACAGGTAAAGCAGATGATTGCTAAGTTTGCCTCCAACATCAGTGGTATAACTGACCAAAT GATAATGGATGGCTTCACCAATGACAAAGTTGTGACCGAGACACGTTATGCTTGGAAGTACGGGTGTTCTCGAGGAGTTAGTGGTACTCCATTCTTTATGATCAATGGAGTCCTTGACCCCAATGCTGGTGGTTATGCTGTTGACGACTGGACTAAGATGATCAACAAATTGATGATGGGACCTTGA